CGGGGATGTCAATGGGATAATTTCCGGTAAAACAGGCCGAACAAAAGTTACTTTGGTGGTCGCCCGTGGCGTGGTGCATGGCTTCCCAACTCAGGTAAGCCAAAGAGTCTACACCGATTTGTTTACAAATTTCATCTACGGATTTAGTCGCCGCAATCAGTTGGTCTTGATTGTCTGTGTCAATGCCGTAGAAACAGGGATGGGTGACGGGAGGGGAAGAAATTCGCATGTGAACCTCCGTTGCTCCCGCATCCCGGATGGCTTTGACCAGTTTCTTGCTGGTGGTTCCCCGCACAATGGAGTCATCGACTAGAATGATCCGTTTTCCGGCAAGGACATCCTTGAGGGGATTCAGTTTCATGCGAATACCCGATTCGCGCATGGCTTGAGTGGGTTGGATAAACGTGCGACCCACATAGCGGTTTTTAATGAGACCTTCGGCATAAGGGATACCAGAGGCTTCCGAAAATCCGATCGCCGCCGGAATGCCGGAATCGGGTACACCAATAATCAGATCTACATCCACATAGGATTCTTTCGCCAAATAATGGCCCAACCGTTTGCGATAGCTATAGATGGTTTCTTCATCAACCACGCTATCGGGACGGGAGAAGTAAATCATCTCGAAAATACAGAGCTTGGGTTGGGGTTTTTGGGCCCAATGGAAGGAGGCTAACCCCTCTTCAGTGATCCAAACTAACTCACCCGGTTCCACATCCCGCAAATAGTCAGCCCCAATAATATCCAGGGCGCAGGTTTCCGAGGCCAGCACGTACCGACAGGGATTTTGCCCCAATGTGCCA
The genomic region above belongs to Roseofilum capinflatum BLCC-M114 and contains:
- the purF gene encoding amidophosphoribosyltransferase, which codes for MELDVLNPNRADKPEEACGVFGVYAPSEEVAKLAYFGLYALQHRGQESAGIATFSNKQVHWHKDMGLVSQVFNQPTLNRLVGESAVGHVRYSTTGSSRVANAQPAVVDTRLGSLSLAHNGNIVNVVELRDKLTQENHCFLTTTDSEMIALAIATEVDRGKDWLEGAISAFNYCEGAYSLVIGTPDGIMGVRDPHGIRPLVIGTLGQNPCRYVLASETCALDIIGADYLRDVEPGELVWITEEGLASFHWAQKPQPKLCIFEMIYFSRPDSVVDEETIYSYRKRLGHYLAKESYVDVDLIIGVPDSGIPAAIGFSEASGIPYAEGLIKNRYVGRTFIQPTQAMRESGIRMKLNPLKDVLAGKRIILVDDSIVRGTTSKKLVKAIRDAGATEVHMRISSPPVTHPCFYGIDTDNQDQLIAATKSVDEICKQIGVDSLAYLSWEAMHHATGDHQSNFCSACFTGNYPIDIPEPLKRSKLILETSHS